The genomic interval AAATGGATCATTTTCCAGCCTAATGCAGTTAAGAAAGTGTCACGATTAAGTGAGTAGCTGAATTTCTCGCGATCCATATCTTTGACATGAGACTGAAACCCGTCGCATTCTATATCAAAACGCCCAAAAGGCGGGAGAAATGCAAAATCAAGAAAATATGATTTGCGGTTCCGATCATAGACTTCATATTCTGGGTGCAGGTAATCAAAATTGCCGAATACCGGCCACCATACATTTTGAAGAAGGAGCTTCTCGCCATAGCTGTGTCCTCTTAATAATCTCGCTTTGCGCTCACCGCTTCTGTTTTCTACATGTTTTTCAATAAAAAGCGTGTGCATATGTTCAAAAGTGTGCATGTTGTGTTCCCTCCTTATATTTGGACAAAAAAAGAACGTCCCTTTGCCATGAGCAGAAGGACGTTCTTCGTCTTTTTTCGTATCGTATGAAATTGGCCTCTTAACTAGTTATTGATATAACGCTCAAAAATAGCGCCAAAATCCTTGATGCGATATTGCTTATGCGTATTTACAAGCCAGTTGAACGCGGATTTGTTCAGTCCGTCGAACTGTTCGACGACATTGAAGTCGCCTTTATGGATTTGCTGCAACGTTGTGGACGCGAGATCCAGACTGCGTCTTGCATATTCAAGCGAGATTTCATTCTCGCGTGTAATTTCTGAGATTTTGATAAGTGCTTTATAAAGGTCTTTCAGCTCTTCGATATGCTTCTTATTTACATCAATTGAAAAGGGGATTGAGCCAATCGAGAACTTGATTTCAACGTCAAGGTCGACCGTGCCTGCCGTTTCCAATGCAACCTGTGAAATTTGGTTCGCGCTATAGGAGTAACGCTTCAATGTCCGTTTTTTGCTTAGTGCACTTTTGCCGTCCAAATGAATGAGTGCAAGGTTTGTGAAGCAATACTCGTCGGTTTTTGACTTAATGAGAAAATAAATTTTCTCGTTATCCTCATGCATGACGTAATCGTCAGAATCGGCTTTACTGAAATCTGCGGGCTTGATGATCGCGCCAATATCACTTATTCCAAGGGCATCTGCTGCTAATTTACCAAACATTTTACCATTCCTCTCATCATTGCGTGGAATTCACACCTACTCATTATATATTAAAAAATGGAAATTATGATAGTCCATTTGTCGTATTTTAGCGTTGTGTGATACTGGATAATTATCTATTTTATTAGCGGCTTATTCACAAACTTTTGCTGCTTTTATATAGAGAGGCTTATCTTACTATTTTTCAATCAATTGTTTTACTAAACTTTTTATCGGATGGATAAAATACGGAGAATTCAACAAACTGATGAGATGGAAAGGAGGAACATGATGATGAGTGAGCAACGAGAGGATTCGAACACGCTGCGCAGAGGTTTGAAGGCTCGGCATATGACCATGATATCGCTTGGAGGTTCTATTGGTACGGGTTTGTTTCTTGCGAGTGGCGGTGCCATTCACTCTGCTGGGCCGGGAGGAGCGGTGCTTGCTTATACGCTGATTGGCATAATGGTATATTTTCTGATGACAAGCTTAGGGGAAATGGCTACCTATATGCCTGTGTCTGGAACGTTCAGCACCTATGCAGCACGTTTTGTTGATCCTTCGCTTGGTTTTGCACTTGGCTGGAACTATTGGTACAACTGGGCGATAACGATTGCGGCGGAGTTGTCTGCAGCCACGCTTATTATGAAGTTTTGGTTTCCGAACAGTCCGTCTATTTTGTGGAGCGGTCTATTTCTATTGTTAATGCTTAGCCTTAACCTTCTGTCTGTTAAGGGTTACGGCGAATCGGAATACTGGTTTGCCATGATCAAAATTGTAACGGTAATCGTGTTTATCGCTATCGGCTTGATGATGGTGATTGGCATTTGGAATGGGAAAGCAGTTGGCATAAGCAATCTGACGGACAATCCGTTTCCTGCTGGTTTTTTAGCTACGTTAGGCGTGTTTATGGCTGCGGGCTTCTCTTTTCAAGGAACGGAGCTAATTGGAGTAACGGCTGGAGAAAGTGAGAATCCTCGCGAGAATATCCCGCGTGCCATCCGTTCTATTTTTTGGAGAATCCTCTTGTTCTACATATTGGCGATATTGCTAATTGGCATGTTGATCCCTTATTCAAACGCGCAGCTCGCGAGCGGGGACATTTCAACGAGTCCATTTACGATCATTTTCGAGAGAGCAGGTCTTGCCGTAGCGGCTTCAATTATGAATGCGGTCATTTTGACCTCGGTATTGTCAGCAGGCAATTCCGGTATGTATGCCTCTACGCGGATGCTTTGGGTGCTGGCGAAGGAGGGGAAAGCCCCTCGTTTTCTGGCTAAGCTGAACGTGCGCGGGGTTCCTGTAGCGGCGCTCCTTGCGACGGGGGCTCTTGGCATGCTCGCTTTCTTAGCTTCCTTCTTCGGTGACGGCGTCGTCTACGTGTGGCTGCTGAATGCTTCGGGGATGTCTGGCTTTATCGTTTGGCTTGGCATTGCAATTAGCCATTATCGCTTTCGCAGAGCTTATGTATCACAAGGCCACAAGCTTGAGGATCTGGCCTATTTGGCGAAATGGTTTCCGATTGGTCCGATCCTAGCTATGCTGCTCTGTATTGTTGTGATTGGCGGTCAGTTTATCGGCGCGCTCAAGGATGGCCGTATTGATTGGGCTTATATCTTCGCCTCCTACATCGGCATTCCCCTTTTCCTTGCCATCTTTATCGGACACAAATGGAAGTATCGTACTCGAATGCTGACGCTGGCAGAATGTAAGTTAGATCCGGAGGATTAGTATGAAAAAAAGCTCCCAACCGTTATGCGCTGAGGCATTAGGCTGGAAGCTTTTTTTAATAAAATTTATAAAAAAATTAGTCGAGTACAGCTGTAATATGAGCTTTAGTAATCGACCAGTGGGACGTCGTCCACACTTTTTCTTTTTTCTCGATAAAAATAATTTGCGGGGACTCATGCTTAACGGAAGTATCTTCAGCGATTTGGTTGGAAACCGGACGCGATTCGATAACTTTTACAAGCACGTATTCCACATCTTCTCTTGGTTTCCCATCAAGATATTGATTGAACTCTTGGTAAGCGTTAGCGCTGACCGGGCAAGTTGTGCTGTGCTTGAATATAACGAGTGGACGAGTAGCTGAAGCTTCATAGACGTTATTCCATTCTTCAATGGACGTGATTTCTTTGTATGACATAAGGGGAACACTCCTTTTAATCTGCTGTGCAGAAATTAATTAAAACCGTACATATAGTATAGCGCTTTTTGACGAGTAAAGTCATTTTTTTGTCGTTATGCCCTGAGCCATATTGCTATTGTATGAATCGGGTATTGCAATCGGAATTGGAGCGTGCTATGATAACGGAAGTCGAAATGACCATTTTAGTTTTTTGGTCAGTTTTTAAAGTGATAAAGGATTGAAATGCTCGGAGGTGAAGGAATGGCCATTGATCGACGACAGCAGATTGTGAATGCTGCGGGGAAGTCGTTCGCGTTGTTTGGGTATAAGGCGACGACCATGGATCAGGTAGCGAAAATTGCGAATGTGGGCAAAGGGACGATCTACACGTTCTTTACGAATAAAGAAGAGTTGTTCCACGAAATTATGAAGAAGCTTATTATTGAAATGAAGCAGGTTGCAGAAAAGGTTGTTGATCCTAATCAATTATTCTTCGATAATTTGAACGCTGCGCTCGAGCAGCTGCTCGATTTTCGCGAGG from Paenibacillus sp. FSL K6-3182 carries:
- the ytxJ gene encoding bacillithiol system redox-active protein YtxJ, with the protein product MSYKEITSIEEWNNVYEASATRPLVIFKHSTTCPVSANAYQEFNQYLDGKPREDVEYVLVKVIESRPVSNQIAEDTSVKHESPQIIFIEKKEKVWTTSHWSITKAHITAVLD
- a CDS encoding amino acid permease, coding for MSEQREDSNTLRRGLKARHMTMISLGGSIGTGLFLASGGAIHSAGPGGAVLAYTLIGIMVYFLMTSLGEMATYMPVSGTFSTYAARFVDPSLGFALGWNYWYNWAITIAAELSAATLIMKFWFPNSPSILWSGLFLLLMLSLNLLSVKGYGESEYWFAMIKIVTVIVFIAIGLMMVIGIWNGKAVGISNLTDNPFPAGFLATLGVFMAAGFSFQGTELIGVTAGESENPRENIPRAIRSIFWRILLFYILAILLIGMLIPYSNAQLASGDISTSPFTIIFERAGLAVAASIMNAVILTSVLSAGNSGMYASTRMLWVLAKEGKAPRFLAKLNVRGVPVAALLATGALGMLAFLASFFGDGVVYVWLLNASGMSGFIVWLGIAISHYRFRRAYVSQGHKLEDLAYLAKWFPIGPILAMLLCIVVIGGQFIGALKDGRIDWAYIFASYIGIPLFLAIFIGHKWKYRTRMLTLAECKLDPED
- a CDS encoding PH domain-containing protein, with the translated sequence MFGKLAADALGISDIGAIIKPADFSKADSDDYVMHEDNEKIYFLIKSKTDEYCFTNLALIHLDGKSALSKKRTLKRYSYSANQISQVALETAGTVDLDVEIKFSIGSIPFSIDVNKKHIEELKDLYKALIKISEITRENEISLEYARRSLDLASTTLQQIHKGDFNVVEQFDGLNKSAFNWLVNTHKQYRIKDFGAIFERYINN